The genomic stretch AGAAAGAAGGTTAAGTAGCCCGGGAGATTTTGCAGAGAAACCTGCGCCTACTTCTATCACTACTTCAGACGGAGTCAGGGCTTGGATGGATTCAGGCTTGATCCCGAATTTTTCAGGAACGATCTCCTTGATTCGATTCACTACATTGTTCATCAAAGAGAAGTCTTGTGATTTGAGACGAACGACTACCCTTTGGCTGGAGAAAAAGTCTTCCTGCAATTCGGATTCTACGATCGCACCTTGGTGTACGATCCCTACAGTTTTCTTAGAAGCTCTGCCTAGACCACCTGCATTCTCGGCTTTGCCACCAAAAGAGATGACTCCACTTGCTACTGCATAAATCTTATCGTTCGCGGTTTTTAGAGGAGATTGTAATAGGACCCCTCCTTCTAAAGACCTAGCGTCTCCGATCGAAGAAACGGTTACATCCAGTCTGTCGCCTTTTCTCGCATACGAAGGAATATTAGCAGTTATTAATACAGATGCGATATTCTTGGTCTGTTCCGGTTTTAGATTTGCATCTACTCCAAGATTCTTCAAATAGTTCTTCATGCTTTCGCTGGTCATAGGAGTCTTAGTATCTCCAGTCCCAGGAAGTCCGACTACGATCCCATAGCCAGTGATTTGATTATCTCGGATCCCTTCTATCTTTGCAAGATCCTTTAGACGAACTTCCGTAGCAGATAAGGATGCAGAGAATATTAGAAAAAGAAGAAATAGCTTTTTCATCTGGACTCTCCTAAGAGCCGATTCAACTGTTCCAAGATATATCTTTGCTTCTCTTCTTCTGAGAGTTCCGCTTTTACGGTCACTGTTCCGTCAGGATTGTTGATCGTTTTTAAGGTAACTGGAGGCTGCAGATTCTTAGGCTCTACTCTTCCAGTAAACTGGATTTGCAGATCCGCAATCCTGTCCGCATCCACTGAATTATCTCTAGCTAAAAACTCAGGAGAAACCCTACCGGTTAATAATACCTGAGAAGGCTCGCCATTGTATGTAGAAGATCTCTGTCCTTGCAAAGTAAGAAGCCCGCTATTCGCATCAACTGCGGTCACTACCACAGTCATATTTCCTTTCAATCTTCCCAAAGATTTGATCTTGCCTTTGTTCTTTCTAACAATAGTGCGATCCGTATTGTAAGAA from Leptospira semungkisensis encodes the following:
- a CDS encoding flagellar basal body P-ring protein FlgI; the protein is MKKLFLLFLIFSASLSATEVRLKDLAKIEGIRDNQITGYGIVVGLPGTGDTKTPMTSESMKNYLKNLGVDANLKPEQTKNIASVLITANIPSYARKGDRLDVTVSSIGDARSLEGGVLLQSPLKTANDKIYAVASGVISFGGKAENAGGLGRASKKTVGIVHQGAIVESELQEDFFSSQRVVVRLKSQDFSLMNNVVNRIKEIVPEKFGIKPESIQALTPSEVVIEVGAGFSAKSPGLLNLLSDLENLTVESSTKAKVVINERSGVIVMGGSIAIDEVAVARSGLSLSVADKNRRPTRLSKETTPVKESFVIEESTQVSDVVEALNKVGASTRDIIAILEALKAAGALHAELEIQ
- a CDS encoding flagellar basal body L-ring protein FlgH, yielding MIRTVFQVLAAIIIFNLAGVFAQDRSQWQDKNPYSRSQNLKVGSTIFVKLKEGFTADFEIESTADENITIKAVPDKKIIPDNPSYNTDRTIVRKNKGKIKSLGRLKGNMTVVVTAVDANSGLLTLQGQRSSTYNGEPSQVLLTGRVSPEFLARDNSVDADRIADLQIQFTGRVEPKNLQPPVTLKTINNPDGTVTVKAELSEEEKQRYILEQLNRLLGESR